Below is a window of Prosthecochloris sp. GSB1 DNA.
GTCAAGGAGTTCGAAGAAAAGCCGAGTGTCCTGAAAGGGGATTACGAGGGCCGCGAGTGGTGGGAGATGCCGTTCGAGTTCCGCGAAGGTAACTTCTGCTTCCCCGCCAAGCCTGAAGTGATCAAGGACCTGGGATTCCCGAATCCCCGGAAATGGCAGCCGACCGACGACGACTGGAAGCTGCCCGACGGGTGGCAGAAGATCCTCAAGGACGCCATGAAGGAGCGTCTGAAGAAGTATCGGTCCCTCAAGCTCTACCTGGACTCCTGTGTTCGATGCGGGGCCTGCGCCGACAAGTGCCATTTCTTTCTCGGCACGGGCGACCCGAAGAACATGCCCGTGCTGCGGGCCGAGCTGGTCCGTTCGGTCTACAGGAACGACTTTCCCATGGTGGAAAAGATCCTGAAAGGATTTGCCGGAGCGAGAAAGCTCGACGAAAAGGTACTCAGGGAATGGTACATGTACTTTTACCAGTGCACCGAATGCCGCCGCTGCTCCGTTTTCTGCCCCATGGGAATCGACACGGCGGAGATCACCATCATGGTGCGCGAGATCCTGCAGCTTGTCGGGCTGAACAACAACTGGATCCTCGCTCCCGTGTCCAACTGCAACCGCACGGGCAACCATCTCGGCATCGAGCCGCACACCTTCGTGCAGAACATCGAATCCCTCGTGGACGATATCGAAGACGTGACGGGAGTGAAGGTGAATCCGACCTTCAACCGCAAGGGAGCGGAAATCCTGTTCATTACCCCGTCGGGCGACGTCTTCGGCGATCCCGGAGTCTACACCATGATGGGGTATCTGCTGCTGTTCCATCACATCGGCCTCGATTACACCATCAGCACCTATGCCTCCGAGGGCGGCAATTTCGGGTTCTTCACGTCGAACGACATGATGAAGAAGCTCAACGCCAAGATGTACCACGAGGCGAAACGGCTGGGAGTAAAATGGATTCTCGGCGGTGAATGCGGTCATATGTGGCGCGTCGTGCATCAGTACATGGACACCATGAACGGCCCGGCCGATTTTCTCGAGGAACCCGTTTCACCGGTTACCGGTACGAAATTCACGAACGCCAGAGCTACGAAGATGGTGCATATAGCCGAGTTTACGGCCGATCTGATCAAGAACGGCAAGCTCAGGCTCGATCCGAAACGCAACGATCATCTCAGGACCACGTTTCATGATTCCTGCAACGTCGCAAGGGGCATGGGCATGTTCGAGGAGCCGCGCTATATCCTCAACAAGGTATGCAACTCGTTCCACGAGATGCCGGAAAACACCATTCGCGAACAGACCTTCTGCTGCGGTTCCGGCAGCGGCATCAACGCCGAAGAGTACATGGAAATGAGAATGAAGGGCGGCTTTCCGCGGGCCAACGCAGTTCGGCACGTCAGGGAGAAACACAAGGTCGATTCGCTGGTTACGATCTGCGCCATCGACCGCGCGAGCCTTCCGCCGCTCATGCGATACTGGAATCCCGGCGTTTCGGTCTACGGACTGCACGAACTGGTCGGCAACGCGCTGGTCATGGACGGAGAGAAAAAAAGAACGGAGGACCTGAGGGAGGACCCGATGGCCGGATTCGAAGACGGGGAGGAGGATGAAGACTAAACTGCTTTTGACGCTCATCGGCGCGCTCGCCCTCGTGCTCCTTGTCACCGTCACCGCTTTTCGTCCGGACGGCGGGGCCGAACCCGTCCCTCAGGCGAAAGCCGCCCCTGTCGACAGCACGGTCTGCATCGCCTCGAAGGAATACATGAAGGCGCATCACATGCAGGTTCTCGACAAATGGCGGCATGAAGCCGTGCGTGACGGCGACCGTATCCATGTGACGCCGGACGGCAGGCAGTTCGAGAAAAGCCTGAACACCTGCCTGGGGTGTCACAGCAAGAACAGGATGT
It encodes the following:
- the dsrK gene encoding sulfate reduction electron transfer complex DsrMKJOP subunit DsrK, whose amino-acid sequence is MSKYLPKQSELVKEFEEKPSVLKGDYEGREWWEMPFEFREGNFCFPAKPEVIKDLGFPNPRKWQPTDDDWKLPDGWQKILKDAMKERLKKYRSLKLYLDSCVRCGACADKCHFFLGTGDPKNMPVLRAELVRSVYRNDFPMVEKILKGFAGARKLDEKVLREWYMYFYQCTECRRCSVFCPMGIDTAEITIMVREILQLVGLNNNWILAPVSNCNRTGNHLGIEPHTFVQNIESLVDDIEDVTGVKVNPTFNRKGAEILFITPSGDVFGDPGVYTMMGYLLLFHHIGLDYTISTYASEGGNFGFFTSNDMMKKLNAKMYHEAKRLGVKWILGGECGHMWRVVHQYMDTMNGPADFLEEPVSPVTGTKFTNARATKMVHIAEFTADLIKNGKLRLDPKRNDHLRTTFHDSCNVARGMGMFEEPRYILNKVCNSFHEMPENTIREQTFCCGSGSGINAEEYMEMRMKGGFPRANAVRHVREKHKVDSLVTICAIDRASLPPLMRYWNPGVSVYGLHELVGNALVMDGEKKRTEDLREDPMAGFEDGEEDED
- the dsrJ gene encoding sulfate reduction electron transfer complex DsrMKJOP subunit DsrJ, with product MKTKLLLTLIGALALVLLVTVTAFRPDGGAEPVPQAKAAPVDSTVCIASKEYMKAHHMQVLDKWRHEAVRDGDRIHVTPDGRQFEKSLNTCLGCHSKNRMFCFLCHQYANVKPTCWNCHLSPKELSQ